CCGAACACTAATTTTACTTGCAGTGCGGTTTAGattggataatttttttaaaaatatctgaTCCAATCCGATCCAATTTCAAGCGGTTTGGATTGGCTTAGATTTACagttttgtaaataaaaaaaattaaatacatataacaagtctcaacatcaacttttaaataatcaataatgacataacaagtctcaacaatatcttaaaaaaccaatgataacataacaatagaaataaaattatgggttagttaaataaataacattttgaatataaaatatttattaaataataataatacatgaataatataaaaatgtataacaaattgaatatgttataagtataattgtaaatataataaaaaataataatattataacataTTGTGCGGTTTGGATTAGATTTGATCGATTATGAAAAGTAGATCAAAAATTCGATTCGATCCAGCAGTTTGTAAAAGCAGAatccaattaaattcaaataaatatgattttaattaattttttatttgaattagatTAAAAGaacaatttaatttgaattggtTTGGATTTGAACATCTTACATACACTATGTTTGTttgaagagaaaatagaaaaaaagggaggaaagaaaagaggaaggaaaatgatcattttttattgtttggttATTAAGAGAAATTTTAGAGGAAAGAAAAGGGGTGGAAAAAAACTGGTGAGAcccaccaattttttttctccaatattagaaagaaaatggaggaaAAACTTATTTTCTCTCACAACTTTCAATATTACCcttcatttttttcaatatattttataatacaagaataaaattgcctttttataacatttattttttacttattttcctttcatccaaatacatttaaaaaaaataaaaattcactcaatttttttcttttttattttttttctatttctttttttcaactaaGCATAGTCTAAGAGATCTCAAATCAGAATTTGCAATGTGGGTAAATACATTTCGCAAAGAAGTATGGCTATGACATTGTAGTTCTGCGTTAAATTTAAAAGTCTtcctaatttatatatttaaaaaaaaaatcaaacttcAACAGTGTGAAATACAACTATGTCTCCAATAGCCCACAGCCTTCTCCGAAACCAGCAGCTTTGTGCCTCGGGTTTCCCCGAATCTCCGGCTATTTCCATAACATATAAGGAACCATCCCATTACTCTAATTCTCACTACATCACACCGTTCTTGAACAATAACAATCTTCACCATACAAACCACAACAATTAATCTCAAAACATGAGTTCTTCGATCAGAGCAAGAGCATGGAGCGTCGCAGCTAGTGTTGGAGTTGTGGAGGCCATGAAGGATCAATTAGGTATATGCAGGTGGAACTACGCATTCAGATCTGCACAACAGCACGTCAAGAATCATGTTGGTTCTTTCTCTCAGACAATGaaactctcttcttcttcttcttcctcggcTATGGTGGCCACCGCAAAGTTGAGAGAAGAAAAGGCGAAACGATCAGAGGAGTCTCTTAGGACAGTCATGTACTTAAGTTCTTGGGGTCCTAACTAAAGAACCTTCTAGatcttctttcaatttcatcGTTAGGGTTTACAATTTTGGAGCCATATAATATTCTATAGTATTGAACCGTTTTGGTTTGTCACAGATAGATATATTGatgtaaattttaataaatgaaaaaagGATTAAGCATTTTCCACAATATTGTGTGTTAATGTGATGTGAACTCTGAAGGGTCAGTATTAGTGTTGCACACAAGGTGTTCGACTAAATGGCTCTATCTATTATTAGCAATTAGaacattttatttctcttttataccaCATCTGGATTCAATTCTGTTTGTTCATTCCATGACTTTTATTCCAAATAAAGCAGTCACATAAAATACacaacaaaagataaagattcTTAGATCTTGAATGTCTTGTTCAATCATTTAATCTCAAACCACCAAGTCATCATTAACACCCAGAATCCCAGATTAGCAACTAGCAAGCCTTCGGGCTCCAATTAGATGTGAAGGTAAAATCTTTACTCAACTTCTAGTTGACAGATTTGGaactttaaagaaaaagaagactcAAAATTTCCAATCCCATTTTGTTTGTAATTCTTAATTACGGATACAGGTAACAAGGTGATAGAGTGCCATAAAGGAGTGGGTCGTATAAAGGACAGTTCACTGCCGGGAGGATGCATAGCGTTGGAATTTTCACAGATGCCAATGACACTGACACcgcttattatttttcatgtgtGAGAGAGAGGTGTATAACAAGAAGCTATGAGGAGAGGTATGTTTTACAGGTATGGGATATATAAATTGGGTGCACCGATttgtttgtattattttttttgaaaaaaaatttaacgtgttcgatttttattttaaaaataaaaaaaataaaaaatataaattagaccTTTCGAtttgtagtttattttttttcaaataaatcgGACTTTTCGatttatagtttatttttttctttaaacaaaTCGGATCGTCCAATAAAAcaccatataaaaaaatacctaatcttctaataacaatatattacatatatttgatcaatataaaaaaaattagccacgaTGACAACAGCTAAAAAGATTATGGAgaaatttataaaagatttaatggaaaagatgatagaaaaaaagtaaacaaaaatatcttacaaaattattttatattttttaattttttttataaaaatcattAAGATCTAATATTTTAATTGGTCTATTGAAGTCATTTCCTTGGCCCAAAGTTGGATCTAGTTAACggatttgaatcttttaaagtttgaattttattttagggagtaaaatgtgattttttacttttaaataatttttctttcatatttatttttggtctcACCTATAAAatcaatgataataaaaaatcacactttactctctaaagtaaaattcaaattttagaggaTCTATCTGTCATTTGCTCGGGTGGGGATTGCCCTACCTTTGGTGTCTCattagaaaaaaggaaaaagagcgctagaaatcaaattttactttagcatttttttatacattttttaaatagttaaatagttagaaaaaatcattagaaattaatttttaattaattaatattattcaaattttaatttttaagttttttatttagaatttaatattaaagatatatttttagagtttaaaatttaaaataagtaaaataatttaaaaaagttagtTAATGAtggttgaaaaaaattaatcatctaTTTACCTATTGTTACTCAAATAATTATTCAACtcttttttaaacaatttataTCAAATGTATaaggtttttctctctctatgtTTTtgcaaaatataatatttgattatttttgttatttttcaaaattatctagagatttctttgttatttgtattttttg
The genomic region above belongs to Arachis duranensis cultivar V14167 chromosome 3, aradu.V14167.gnm2.J7QH, whole genome shotgun sequence and contains:
- the LOC107477910 gene encoding uncharacterized protein LOC107477910 produces the protein MSSSIRARAWSVAASVGVVEAMKDQLGICRWNYAFRSAQQHVKNHVGSFSQTMKLSSSSSSSAMVATAKLREEKAKRSEESLRTVMYLSSWGPN